The region GAATCTCGTCAGCGCCTGCGTGTTGCTGCCCACCGGCGCGATGACGTTGGTGAACGCATTGCGTCGCATAAGCGGCGAACGTTACCTGCTACTCGCGTGCGATGTGGGCGCGGCCGGCGAAACCGCGCTGCGCGACGGTGCGTCGAGCGCGCCCGATACGTGGCAGCCTGGCGACACGCTGTCGCCCGTCAACTTCCACGCGCTCGCCTGGCGTCAGCGTTGCGCGTGCGTGATCCAGCGCGAGACCGGCGCCGACGGTCTCGTGCTTCAGGCGGTGTGGTCGCGCGCTAACGAAGCGTTGCCGTCTTCTGCGCAGCGTGCGCTCACCGGCTTGATCGAACGATGCGAGCCGTGGGATGCGCGGCGCCTCGCGCAAGCTGCCGGATCGATCGGGGAAGGCGCGCCGCTCGATACGTCGATGACGTTGCTGCGCGCATCCAATGATGATCCGGTCGTGCTCGGCGCCGTGCTGTCGAACTGGTCTGCGCGGGCCGCGGACTTGTCCGCCGCGCCGGAACGGATCAGGCAGGCGTGGCGGGACGCGCTGGCGCGGACGTGGCGTCACTATCTGCCCGGTACTCACACCACGCAGTTCGACGCGCAACTGGCGAGCGCGGCCACGACGCTCGGCGCCTGGGGACTCGCGAAGGATATCTGGCGCAGCGTGCTGGCATTCGATGAAACGATGCGCCTTGATGCGATCACAAGCGCGATCACAAACGCGATCACAAACGCGATCACAAACGCGATCACAAGCGCGAGCGACGCGCATCGTCAAGACGAAGCGTGCGATGCCCGCGAGCAACGCGCAACAGCTTTGCAAGCCGTCCTGCAGGGCGATGAAGGGACCGGCGGGACCGGCGAAACCGATGACCTCGCCCGCCAGCATCACGCACGCTGGCGCGCCTGCGTCCATCTGCATCTCGCCAATTGCCTCGCCTCGTCGGGCGCGCTCGACGAGGCCTGTACACACATTGCTCACGCGCTCGCACTCGAATCCGACGATCCCGATGTGCACGCATGGCAAGACGAACTGAACGCGCGCGCGACCCGCCGGGAGGCGTTGCCCTGGTATCGCCCCGATCTAGCGCGCGATGCCGCGCTGTCGATCGAACCGCTTGGTCTCGAACACGCCGATGCGCTGCTCGATGCGTACGCGGACCCGCACATCGCCGAGTTCGCGAATCTGCCGACGTTGAGCGATCCGGAACAGGTGCGGGCCTGGCTGATCAACGACGCCGCCGAAGCGGGGCGCACCAGTTACGCGGTGATCGATTCGCAACGCGGTCTGGTCGGCGTCGTAAGTCTGTGCCGCGCAGGCGACGCCGCGCATTTCTATTTCTGGATCGATGCACGCGCGCAAGGCCAGGGTTTCGGTACGCGCGCCGCGCGCTTGCTGTTCGAACAGGCGAGGGCCGCCGGCATCGACGAGATGTTCACCGCTTCGTATGCGGCCAACGCGCGCTCGCACGAAGCATTGCGCCGGCTTGGGTTCCATTGCTTGCCGGTGCGGTCGGTGGAAGATGCCGACGTCAGGTTCTTTCATCGGCGTCTTGTG is a window of Paraburkholderia sp. D15 DNA encoding:
- a CDS encoding GNAT family N-acetyltransferase, coding for MTGIESAVRPATRRFAEVCAMLPGAPPLADALAGPAWAAIWADAIVAFWETERELGALDANEPLYLLDVSPGCGSQAWLLIDALAERLSSSRVADLEWRYVVCEAGAGLQDGRELSASRATSVSRHRVLSHPRFAPLIDSGRVGLANWQLSGEGFLLGHTDSDSDSIPIERFANPVAAIATGWFSRQPADLYGAHYGQWLEATVEVTADASGYALAYQWQPASMNEPADVSANASAAASAGASTNEWAPLVERYTTNLVSACVLLPTGAMTLVNALRRISGERYLLLACDVGAAGETALRDGASSAPDTWQPGDTLSPVNFHALAWRQRCACVIQRETGADGLVLQAVWSRANEALPSSAQRALTGLIERCEPWDARRLAQAAGSIGEGAPLDTSMTLLRASNDDPVVLGAVLSNWSARAADLSAAPERIRQAWRDALARTWRHYLPGTHTTQFDAQLASAATTLGAWGLAKDIWRSVLAFDETMRLDAITSAITNAITNAITNAITSASDAHRQDEACDAREQRATALQAVLQGDEGTGGTGETDDLARQHHARWRACVHLHLANCLASSGALDEACTHIAHALALESDDPDVHAWQDELNARATRREALPWYRPDLARDAALSIEPLGLEHADALLDAYADPHIAEFANLPTLSDPEQVRAWLINDAAEAGRTSYAVIDSQRGLVGVVSLCRAGDAAHFYFWIDARAQGQGFGTRAARLLFEQARAAGIDEMFTASYAANARSHEALRRLGFHCLPVRSVEDADVRFFHRRLVPANGDAEHAAIENTVARFSALSAAIDSPVELVLQTRESVGAMAGT